In Mauremys reevesii isolate NIE-2019 linkage group 9, ASM1616193v1, whole genome shotgun sequence, the genomic stretch gaaggagaaagGTGAGTGTGAGAATCGGACACAAGCTTGGCACCGAGCAGGTACAGTATTTTGACCAAAGCACAAAGCCGGCTGCACAGAAAGTGGGTGAGTTTGGCATATAGGGATGGATGCTAATGTTTCCACCTTGCCTGGTCAGTCTGAGTGGCCACAAACACCATCCTCCCTTCCTGCTGCACAGCTATGTGTACCTGGATCGCCAGCAAACATCACTCTGAGCAGCCAGCATGGGACCCAGCAGTTCACCCGGCAGGCAGTGCCACTTAACCAACACTCTGACCACAAGAAGCAGGGATTCAGAGCCTCAAAGGCTCAGATTGGTACTGATTCAGCCTCTGGCCCACTCACCTGGGCTCCACTTCTCCAGTGACTGAAAGCAGGGTCCCTCCACGTGGGTCATTTGGGGCATCTCCCAGAAGGCCCCGGGGTGGTGGGCCGCTAGCAGGTAATGGTCCACGCTGCATAGGGGCCCTTGGGTCCGGCATGGGCACTGCCAGGGAGGCAAGCAAGGGAAATTACTGAGGTCAAGCATTGGCAAGAACAATCACACCAAAGTCCTCCTGTGAGACAGCACCACTCCTGTtgcccctggcagtgagatgcAACCGAATCCCATCCCCAGTGCTCCCTGTAGCTTACAGACACACACTGGCTTTGGACAGAGGCAACACTGCTGTCCATGATGTGGCTGGAAGTGATgcacagcaaacaggaaggaaatCTTCCCACAGACAACACTGCAGCTCACAGAAGCGGGTGCCCTCGGTGCTAAGTTCAGACCTTCCTGTCCCCCACAGCGACTGCCGTGGCTTGTTGACAAAAGTCGAGAACCAAGATCACAATAACTACCAACAAGTCTGGTCACACCCAGTGTGAGTCACAAGGTCAGCTGTGAGCCTAGACAGTCCAGATCAAATCCAGTCACTCCACATCCATGAGGTCCAAAAGCCGAGCATGAGACTGGATGGCCTCCTCTCTCTCGTCTGTTTCCGCATGTACTGGGTTAATCTCCTACCCCTCTATGCAGAACCCTAGGCTAGTCTCTCCTCCTAGATCGGGGGCAGCTCTGCCTTTGACGAGTGCTCACTTCCACACTGGGCAGACTACACAGAGCGGTCCCACAGCCCCAAGCGAAGAGAACCCTAGTGCTGAACTCCAGGCTTTTTCCATGCATTCCACACTAAGCCCCGTGAAAAAGGGAGCTGGCAGCTGTCATGGATACCTTGAACTCGCTCAATAGATGCAGGCCTGGCAGGTCCCACGGGCGAGAGCTGCAGGTTTCCTGGGTGAGCAGCAGGAAAAGAGGGAAAAGAGCAGACACATAAATAGCgcacgtgcacacacatacacgcgCACAGACTCACGGACAGGTCTGCCTACACCACAGACCCACTAGTGCTGCACAGACTCTTTTCCCTCCGCGGAGTGagctcatagattcatagacctacggtcagaagggaccattatggtcatctagtctgacctcctgcacaatgcaggcaacagaatctcacccacccactcctgtaacaaacccctaacctataagGCAGGCTCCCACAAATCAGACTGCATATTTTAAAGAGATGCTGCCAATCTTGCAGGCCTGGCTTTGTCAGATCTTCCCAATAATGCCACTGGACGGAGACCACTGAATGCCAGTCCTGTGAGGAGGATGTTTCTTCTACATGGCTTGAAAAGCCCACTCACCTAGGCACTATTTTCTCTGGTCACTGTGGCAGAGGGGACAGGGACCTAAACCATCAATTTCTGTTGCATTTTTACttgctttaaaatatattaaatgtgtAGCCCTTACAGTTTCAGAATAACATTCTGTAAGTGGGAGGCAGCATGAGGTGGTCAGGCTGTGCCTGAGTGCGCAGGAGACAGCTCCACTGCCTCTGCTCAGAGCTTCCTCAAGCAGACACAGAAATTAACAAAAGTCTGGGTCAGTTTCATCACTGCTATTCAAAGCCCTGCAAACAGCAGGGAAGCTGCTAAGAATTATTTCATGTGGTTGCTTCTTGGCAATGCTCTGGCAGCAGTGGGGAGGCACTGGGGCTGTTCATGGGGGTGAAGGACCCAAAGGTGAAATCACAACAAGCCTCTCTCAGATTCCGCTGCTTTTAAGGTATGTAAAAATATGGGATCCCAAAAGGAATTTACCATGTTCTGCTAGAAGGCTGAGGGAGGATATTCACTCCCCCCATGTCCCACAATATGAAAGAACAGGGATCCCTTTGTTGTGATAAACTGGACAATGAAATGTCCCCACTTTAACTGTCTAATTGTATTAAATCCCATTCCAAGACACTGGTGTACAGCCTTCCACATAGGGAGGGAGGACTAAGCAAAACATCTCCATAGAAACACACTCTGCTTTGATCATCACTCCACACACATCACTATTCTGTGCAAAAGAAAAGCTACTGCTCCCTCTCCTGGACAAGCAAAAGAAAGCACAGGAGACTCAACAGTAGCAAATAGCAGGCAACAGGTTGGCTCGCCCACACCTGGACATGCAAAGTACCAGAAAGTGAGTTACTGGAGAAGGCATCGCTCTCTCTGCTCACTATACACACACTCAGACAGAAGGACAGGTGCACACAGACTCACAGACAGGCTGGGAAAACTTTTACACATTCAGTTAGCTCGGGGGGGATTCTGCTCTGTCAACAACTCTGCTGGCACGTGGCCTTGAACGTCTCAACGTCCTGGCCTGGAAGTAGGGATCCCTATGACACACTGCATCAAACATGGATTAACTGACATCTGGTTTACCTTGTCCACGTTCCAAGGGCACTGGTCCACCTCCTGGCATCCCGACCTGAGGCTGCATTCCACCTCGGAGGGAAGAGCAGAGAACTCACAACCCCTCTCTCTggttctctctccccacagccctcactATTCTGCTCCTATAAAGATGCCCCACCCTGCCACTGACCGACATTTTTCCAACTGGCCTAACAGGCCGTAGAGACAGAGTGACCCCCTCCAGTTGGATGACCCAAGAGTTACTCCCTAGGCTTCAAATCTTCCACATGTGCAACTGTCTCTCTTAAAAGCCTGCAATGCCCCCGCACTCATGGGGCATGTTGTCCCTGCAGAAGCTTTGAGCAACTTTTACAGTTTGCAGTTCAGACATGCTCACGAAGCTCACCTCCAGGAGCCAAGGGGCCAGGGCCTGGGCCGGCTACGGAGGCTGGCATCTGTCCTGGGGCTGGCACTCCACCTTGCATAGGAGGCTGCATCAGAGGAGGAGCTCCATTTACATGCATGCcaccctgtagagggaagaaatcACATTGAGAGCCCCTTCTTACCAACAGCCATGAGCATGACCCACTGCGCCAGGGTTGCAGGTGGAGAACTCCTCCTTACCAACACACACAACGCTCCCCCACACACCAGGGTTTCACACTGAGAAGCCTTCTCAACAACACACACATGGAGACTTCACACCCTTAACCTCCATCTCAATAATGTGGGTTGAACAAACAGATTCTTACTATGGGCTGTGGCTGGGATGACGGGGGATTCTGCTGGTTCATCTGTACATTAGGACCTGGACCAGGCCCGGGTCCAGGCCCAGGCCCGGGCCCTGGAACTGGCTGTGGGTTGCCTGGAATCAGAGGTGGAACACTGGTCTGACGATGCAGAATTTTCTAAGGGCAGAAGATGGAGGAGAAAGAAGTTGTGCATGGCACCAACTAGACATGGCCATTCCTGGAatccacccacagccccatctctCCAGACAAGTGTCCCCGTCGATCCCAGACTGAGGGGCGGGCTCATACATACCAGAGCGATCTCTGGATCGACGATCCTCATCACCACTTGGGCCTGGAGCAGGGCATATGCCAGCTGAGGGTTCTGGAGCAGCATGTTCCGTGCCTCCTGAGGGCTGTTCTGCACACACAACTAAAGAGCAACACACAGATCAGAGCTCTCAATGggcctcgctgctgctgctgtgcaggaTTAAGCCCTTCGCTGATAACTGCTGCTGCAACCCATGGGGGCAGCGATGTTCCTGGAAATGCAGGAATGGCACTATCTCAAAGGGCAGGAGCGTTTTGCTTCATTTGTCTGGTACGTTACACGGTGCTGGCATGGTTAACAAAACAACCAATATTGTACCTGAGAGACTCATGCTGTGGACTGTCTGAAACACAAGGACAGTTAATAATGAAATCACACAGCTCAGGCTGCTCAAAAAAATGTGCCTGATCCGCATCCTATTGTCCATGATCATCTCCTCTTCTCCAATGTCCACAGTATTAGCCAAACCAAAGAGTGCTAACAGGGAAGTAGGACACTAGACAGCCCAGCTCTCCACAACAGCAAGTCCAGCTGTTAGACCAGCTCACATCCTCATCCAACCTGCTTATATTCCTCATGGCAGCACTCCAGATACTGACTGACCCTCTGGACCATTCTACCCTGCATCAGCAGTGGCACATGAGAGGCATTAACAGGAATGACAATGTCACAGAGTTGTGAGTGAGGAACTGTTGCTGCCTGGTTTTTCgtgtgatgggggtggggttatTCTGCACTGTAAGACCCCGGTTGCAAGTTTGTGACTTGGTTCCAGCTACTTCGCTCCCACTCACCTTCATCTGCTTCATCAGCTCAAACATCTGCTCAGGTGGCAGGCTGGCAACTGCCCTGCTGATAGACTCGGGGGCATCTTCAGGATTTATAGGGTCTCCATATGGTGACTCTATGATAGGGGCACCTGTACCCAAGCCTGGCAGGGATAGAGAGGAGAAGACAAAGAGGAAAGGTTAAACACACAAGTGTCCTGGAAACCCTAAGCTGCTGGTCTCAGTGTCATTTCACATCACAGGAATCACCAGCACAATTGCTGGTGCTTTCTCACACTGACCCCTTCAGCTGAAAGGCCAATAACTCAAGGATGATGTACTCACAGctgcatcttcacaagcaggagggagggaaatgtACTTTTGAAACACAGATTCAAGAGCACCATTCTGCTGTTGGAGAGTATATGGGTCACTGACTAAAAGTCTGGGCTCCGAACATGCCTGGAATTCCTACTAAGTCAATTAGAAGTTGAGGGCTGCGCCATGGTTCACTAGAAAGATTGTTTCACACAGATCTGCAATACAGTTTCCTACATGATTTAGGACCCTGGATGTCACAATAATGTGGCTATTCTTCATACACCTCTTTGTCAAATGTGGAGCTTCACTAATCACAAAAAGCAGATATGGGTAGGGTTTGTCTGGTTCCGGAAATTATAATCCTCCCAAAAACTTCTACTTGCTATCTTATCTGCAGCACATCAGCTATCGGTGAGCTTTTCATTGTCAACCTCATCCCGATTTGGGTGGGGGTCTAGattttgtgccttggctagtAGATTTTTGTTACAGATTTGTAAGGCTGGTTTAGGCCAAACATTATGTTAGCATTAACCCCCTCAACCCAAAGTTCAGACTCACTCTTCAGTTCCTCCTTGTTCTTCTCGCTGGCTGCATTGTCCACACGCAACGCCCTCCCGCTGAACTCACGCCCATTCAGGTTCCGCATGGCGCTGAGCGCTGTCTCCTGGTCTTGGTACTCACAAAAGCCATATCCCTTTggtttgcctgtctctctgtCATACACCAACCTGGATGGCAGAGCCGAAAGAATCATAGGCATTAGATGCAGTACGGCACACAGGGAGAGCATTACACAATACCACAGCATTTTCCCGCCTGGTAACGCCATCTCCATACCCTCTGTTCAGTCCCCAACAGGATGAAGGACTACCTCATTCAAAGCTTGTGTCTGCCAAGTATGCCTGAGACCCACCTGCTTGTGGCTGGAGTGCTGATGAGTGCAGAATTGGCTACAGCTGAGATCACCTGTCTGTCTATGGGAGATGTCAAAAAGAGAAACAGTTCTCACC encodes the following:
- the CSTF2 gene encoding cleavage stimulation factor subunit 2 isoform X1, whose amino-acid sequence is MAGLAVRDPAVDRSLRSVFVGNIPYEATEEQLKDIFSEVGPVVSFRLVYDRETGKPKGYGFCEYQDQETALSAMRNLNGREFSGRALRVDNAASEKNKEELKSLGTGAPIIESPYGDPINPEDAPESISRAVASLPPEQMFELMKQMKLCVQNSPQEARNMLLQNPQLAYALLQAQVVMRIVDPEIALKILHRQTSVPPLIPGNPQPVPGPGPGPGPGPGPGPNVQMNQQNPPSSQPQPIGGMHVNGAPPLMQPPMQGGVPAPGQMPASVAGPGPGPLAPGGGMQPQVGMPGGGPVPLERGQGNLQLSPVGPARPASIERVQVPMPDPRAPMQRGPLPASGPPPRGLLGDAPNDPRGGTLLSVTGEVEPRGYLGPPHQGPPMHHMPGHDNRGPPPHEMRGGPMGEPRPLMGEPRGPLMDARGGRDPRGMEPRGMEPRGMEPRGMEPRGMEPRGMEPRGMEPRGMEPRGMEPRGMEPRGMEPRGMEPRGMEPRGMEPRGMDARGMEPRGPGPNPRGPMPGGIQGPGPLNLGASGPQGPRQVPNMPGAGIQGGGMPGAGIQTGAMPGAVVQGAGQPGGFSPGQNQVTPQDHEKAALIMQVLQLTADQIAMLPPEQRQSILILKEQIQKSTGAP